A region of the Deltaproteobacteria bacterium genome:
GAAGGTGGAGATCGCGCACGAGGTGCTCGTCGAGCGCACCAACATCTCCGACGCCATCGCGCAGCTCGCCGAGAAGCTGCGCACCACGGAGCAGATCAACTTCTTCTCGCTCTTCGAAGGTCAGCGCGAGCGCAGCAAGCTGGTGGTGACGTTCCTGGCCATCCTCGAGATGACGCGGCTGAAGCTCATCAAGATCTTCCAGGAGCAGCCCACCGGCGACATCGTCATCCGCACCGCGAGCGGCAAGCCGCTCGACGTCGCGCCCGAGGTCAACGATGAGTACCAGTAACCCGCCCGACGAGACCGAAGAGCGCAAGGACGTGGAGTCCGAGGCCGTCGCCCAGGCCAAGGCCGAAGACGAGCCCAGTGCCGATGGCCTGGACGGCGTCGAGGCCGCGGAGATCGACGGGCCCGTCGAGCCGGACCTCAAGCTCGAGCAGCTGCAAGCGCGCGCCAAGAAGCTCGACCCCATCGAGGTGCAGCGCATCCTCGAGAGCCTGCTCTTCGTGAGCGCCGTGCCGCTGACGGCGGAGGCCGTGGAGAAGGCCACCGGCATCGCGCCGGACGCGTCGTCGAAGGGCTTTGGCGAGCTCGCGTCGCGCTACGCGCAGCAAGACGGCGGCGTGGTGCTGCACGAGGTCGCGGGCGGCTGGCAGCTGCGGAGCGCGGCGGCGTCGAGCGAGTACGTGCGGCGCTTGCTGCAGCTCAAGCCCCAGCGGCTCACGCGCGCGGCGCTCGAGACGCTCGCCATCATCGCCTACCGGCAGCCCATCACGCGGCCCGAAGTGGAGGACGTCCGCGCGGTGGACTCGGGCGCGATAATCAAGGCGCTGCTCGAGCGGAAGCTGATCAAGATCCTCGGCAAGAAGGAGGAGCCCGGGCACCCGCTGCTCTACGGCACCACGCGCGAGTTCCTCGAGTTCTTCAACCTGAAGAACCTCGCGTCGTTGCCCACGCTGCGCGAGTTCCAGGAGCTGACCGAGGAGAGCCGCGACATCGTCGAGAAGGAGCACGGCACGCCGGAGCCCATCGCCGGCACCGTGAGCCAGCTCGCCGACGCCGAGTTCCTGGCGCGCCAGAAGAAGAGCACCGAGGCCAGCGAGGCCGCGCTCGAGGAGCTCGAGACGGCCATGGCCGTGGCCGAGAAGAAGGCCAAGGAGACGCACGACATCCTCAATCCGCCGCCTCCGCCGCAGCCCGCGGTCGAGGGCGCCGCGCCGATGCCAGCGCCGCAGCCGCCAGAGCACGACACGCAGCCGGAGATCAACACGGCGCAGGTGGTCGAGGCCGTGGCCCAGGAACAGAAGGCCGAGGAGAAGAAGGCCGAGGCCAAGCCGCCCCGCAAGCGCAAGGCGAAGGACGCGCAGGCCGAGCCCAAGGCCGAGGCTGCGCCCGAGCCGGAAGTGAAGGAGTAGGTCGTGGAAGAGCGGCTGCAGAAAGTGCTCGCGCGCGCGGGCGTGGCTTCCCGGCGCAAGGCCGAGGAGCTCATCGTCGCCGGGCGCGTGGAGGTCAACGGCAAGAAGGTCACCGAGCTCGGCACCAAGGTGCAGGGCGGTAAGGACCTCATTCGCGTCGACGGCAAGCTCATCGACGACGCCCAGGCCGAGACCTACCTCGTGCTCTACAAGCCCGCTGGCGTGGTCACGACGCTGTCCGACCCCGAGGGCCGGCCAACGGTGGCCACGCTGCTGCGCGGCGTGCCCGAGCGCGTGTACCCCGTGGGCCGCCTCGACTACGACGCCGAGGGCGCGCTGCTGCTCACCAACGACGGCGACCTCGCGCACAAGCTCACGCACCCACGCTTTGGCGCCAAGCGCACGTACCTCGCGAAGGTGCGCGGGCGCCCATCGGAGAAGTCGCTCGATCTGCTGCGCGACGGCATCAAGCTCGACGATGGCCTCGCCAAGCCACTCGACGTGGACGTGCACCAGCACGCCGAGAAGAACACCTGGATTCGCATCGTGGTCGACGAGGGCCGGCCGCACCTCATCAAGCGGCTCTTCCTGGCCATCGAGCACCCGGTGCAGCGGCTCTACCGCCCGGACTACGCCGGCATCAGCGTGGAAGGCATGGAGCCGGGCACGTACCGCGAGCTGAGCCAGGGCGAGGTGAAGCTGCTCAAGGCAGGCGGCGTCGACCGGCCGCGCAAGGACGTGCAGCTCCCCGCGCGTCGGCACGGTCGCGGACCGGGTGGGAGCGCGGCGTCCTTGGGCGTGCGCGGGCGCCGTCCGAAGGGGCGCGACAACCGACGCATGCGGTAACCCGCGATGTCGAAGGCGTTCACCAGCGGCGACGCGCAGCCGGAGACGGTTCGGCGCGCGCCGG
Encoded here:
- the scpB gene encoding SMC-Scp complex subunit ScpB, translated to MSTSNPPDETEERKDVESEAVAQAKAEDEPSADGLDGVEAAEIDGPVEPDLKLEQLQARAKKLDPIEVQRILESLLFVSAVPLTAEAVEKATGIAPDASSKGFGELASRYAQQDGGVVLHEVAGGWQLRSAAASSEYVRRLLQLKPQRLTRAALETLAIIAYRQPITRPEVEDVRAVDSGAIIKALLERKLIKILGKKEEPGHPLLYGTTREFLEFFNLKNLASLPTLREFQELTEESRDIVEKEHGTPEPIAGTVSQLADAEFLARQKKSTEASEAALEELETAMAVAEKKAKETHDILNPPPPPQPAVEGAAPMPAPQPPEHDTQPEINTAQVVEAVAQEQKAEEKKAEAKPPRKRKAKDAQAEPKAEAAPEPEVKE
- a CDS encoding rRNA pseudouridine synthase, which codes for MEERLQKVLARAGVASRRKAEELIVAGRVEVNGKKVTELGTKVQGGKDLIRVDGKLIDDAQAETYLVLYKPAGVVTTLSDPEGRPTVATLLRGVPERVYPVGRLDYDAEGALLLTNDGDLAHKLTHPRFGAKRTYLAKVRGRPSEKSLDLLRDGIKLDDGLAKPLDVDVHQHAEKNTWIRIVVDEGRPHLIKRLFLAIEHPVQRLYRPDYAGISVEGMEPGTYRELSQGEVKLLKAGGVDRPRKDVQLPARRHGRGPGGSAASLGVRGRRPKGRDNRRMR